DNA sequence from the Thermococcus gammatolerans EJ3 genome:
GGGTTATCCATTCATAGCCGGCTTGGGAAGGGAGTTAAACGGAAGTACCCTGAGACTTAAAGTGAATATCACGAACCCAAACGACATTTCCATGAAGGTTAGGCTCCTCTACAACCTGACCTCCAACGGTGTTCTCCTTTACTCTGACTCCAAGAGTTTGCTGCTGAGACCGGGCACCACCGTCGAGAGCTTTGATTTTCAGCTGGCATGGAACTCGACGGTTGAGTACAGCTTTATGCTTTTGGGGGATGGAAAAACATTCGATACCAAAACCGGCATCGTGAAAGTGCCTCCAAGGCCAGTTTCCACAGAATCGACGTCGTCAATGAACACGAGTTCCCAGACCGGTGGTGGGGGAAAGGGTAGCTCAGTGACTTATGTGATTGTCGTTCTGGCGGTTATTGTTGTAGTTATCCTGGCAGCTGGCATCTTTCTAGGATCCCGTGAGGAGGAGGGGTACGTCAGTCCCTGGGAGAGGGCCCGGAAGCCCAGGGTTAGGCCCAGGCCGAAGAGAAAGTCTCCCCTTGGCAGGTTTAAGCGGCCGAAACTTCCAAGGTTCATCGAGAACAGGGAACTTCCGCGGAGGCTGAGGAGAAAACCCGTCTCCAAGGTCAGAAAGAAGAAATGAGCCAAACCTTTTTATTCTCCCTTTTCTACCCCCTCACGGCGAGGGGGTCGGGGGCTCTCGGGGCACTCCCGAGGAAGTTCCGCCCACCGCACCGGGGCCGCGGTGCCGCAAGGCACCTCCCGAGAGGGAGGGCAACGGCGCAGAAACGACACGGCCCCCGGGGGATGTGGATGACGCGTGCGAAGGGCCCGGCGACGGGCACCGAGCTAACCCGCAGACGATCCCGGGGGATGCGGTGAAACGGCCGTCCCGCGGGGTGCAAGGCCGTAGCTGGGGCGATGAGTTCCCGGTGTGAGCCCCGTGGTAGGCCGCTCAGTCGAATGCCCCCTTGATACAGAAGGCGGGCTACGACCCCCTCGCCAAATCCAGCGCCGACGCAAGCAGAATGAGGGCGCCACCTATCACGGTCCTAACTCCCGGCACTTCTCCGAAGACCAAGAACGCGTAAACTATCGCGCTCAGCGGGTCAAGGTAGCTTAGCAGGGCGGCGTCCTTAACTTCCACCTTCTTCAGCCCGTCCATGTAGAGGTAGAGAGCTAAAACAGTATGCACGAGGACGAGAACCGCTATTGTCCACCAGACTGGGCTTCCAACGTTTTCAAGGACCACAAAAGGAATTAAAACGGCAGAAGCTATTGCCAGCTGGAGAAAGGTTAAGCTCTCCCCGTCAACGCCCCTCAGAAACCTGCCGAGGTTCGGAATCAGGGCGTAGAAGAGCGCTCCCAGAAACGCGAACACAATTCCTATGAAATCCCTGTCAGAGAGGCTGATTCTCTGAGACGAGGCTATGAGAAGCAGTCCCGTAAATGCTATGGCAAGGCTCAGAACCTTTCTCGCGTCGAGCCTTTCATGGAGAAAGCGCCACGAAATCAGCGTCGCCAGAACCGGGGCGGTGTAGTAAACGAGGACCGCGTTTGCAATGGTGGTGTGGTTGAAGGCCGTGAACAGGAAGACCCAGTTCAGAGCCAGCGCCGTCCCGAGCGCAAGCATATGATACGGCCTCTTTCTCAGCTCCCCCAAGGCATTTCCGAGCTTTCCCCTGAGGCCGAGGATTGGAAGAAGAACTACCGCTCCAAGCGAAACTCTGGAGAAGGCAACGCCCAGGCCAGAAAGCCCCGAGAGCCTGCCGAATATTCCGACGCTTCCCCATATAAGCATCGCAAGCGCTATCTGTGCCTTTCCTCGGTTCATAGTGAGCTCTCCCACTCCTCGTACGCTTCCTTCACTTCCTCCTTCCTGAACTCGGGGACAGCGTCTCTGAAGGGGTTGAACTTCTCAAGCTTCCTCTCGTCGTCGCCGATGTAGGTCGTCACCATCCCCACCTTGGAGTGGAGACTTGAGGGAACCCTTAGGATTCTTTTGAGGTCTATGGTGACCTTCCCGTCAAAGTATGCCCGTGAGAACGTCGTTGACAACGAGAAGAGCCTCATGAGCGTTTTGTATCCAATACCCTGGGGAAATGCTGTTAACATGGCTTTCCTCACAAAGCCCTCGTAGATCTCATCCCTCTCCTCGAGAATGGCCTCCGCCTGTCTTCTTTTGATCCCCACGTTGAGCAGGTGGTTGAGGTTTATCCTCCTGAGAAAGTACCCGAAACGAAGCCTGAACACCCGGAAGTAGCCCGCGGAGAGCATTATCCTCCGGGACTGGACGTCCTCAAACGTTATCTCCTCGGCCGCGCTGACGTAGGCCAGAATCTTTTCCCTGGCCTTGGAGTCAAGATCGAGAACCCAGTCGTCGAGCACCCTTATGTGGTAACCCCTCCCGGAGTAAACCACGTGGATCTCCTCGAATCCAAAGTCCTCCTTCAGGATCGTGAGAGTGTCGAGAACGAGTTCTTTGGCGTCCTCAAGGCAGAGGGGACACACCTGGCCGCTGGGGTGCAGATCCATGCACCTCCTAAGGGGCAGGTCCTTTGCGTCTATGTCAAAGACGAGCTCGGCTCCGAGCCATCCCTCCATCTCGGAGGGCTTCTCGTAGAGTGCAACGCTTGAGAACATGGCGTAGGGAGCGGTGGCCTTTACGTAGTCTTCCAGATCCCTTACGTCGCTGAACTCGTTTTTCCTGTCGCTCGGGCCTTCCCCGGTGTGGTCAAAGCCGAACTCCCTGTTTTCGAGTGTTTCCACTATGAAGTCTGGCAGCATTTCCGCGCTCCATTCCCTCTGGTAGTAGGCCTTTCTTTCTTCTGGCGTGACCTCCCGAAACAGGCTCATTCACCACCCTCCTTGCGTTCCAGGTACAGCCTCCTGAGGTAGTACGTCAGGGGATTCTTGATGCCCCTGCAGTACTTGTCCGGTTTGCACAGTGCGGGTGCGTTCGCCCTTATTTTGTCGCAGTTCGGTGGAAAGTACCACGTTGAATTTCCGCTGTCTTCGAGGCTCGGTCTCTCCGTAAAACCGAATCCCAAGTGGTACCAGATGTTCTTGATCTCGTTCGGCTGGTCCTCAAAAAGGGGTGGCTTACAGCGGTTTCCTGCCTCGATGATGAGGGGGAGTATCTCCCGCTCGATGATGCTCAGATCCCCAATGCAGTCCTTAATCCTGACGTTCCTCCGAGGGGGGTTTGGGCATATACGGGCGTAGCTGAGAAAGCTCGTGAGGAGAACCGTTATGGCGTAGTTCCTCATTCCGCTGCTGACGCCGGAGAGTGCCTTCTTAATACAGGGCGGAAATAGATCAGGCCGAAGGGGCTGAGAGCCTGTCGAACCTATGGCTTCTATCCTCTCCTTGAACTTCTCCCTTGCGATTTCGGCTAGCCTTTCCCTCAGGATTGAGTAGAACTCCGGGAGATCATCCCTGACGTCGTAGAGAACGTTTACGGCCCGTTCCAAGTTTTTCTCAAAGGCCTTTGTCCACAGGCTGAGGACTTCCTCCCTGCGGAGATAGGCCCAGCTGTTCCTTATGTAGACGTCCTTCAGGCTCCCCTCCCAGAGGGGAATGAAGTGCCTCAGCCACATCTTGTACTCTATCCGCAGTCTCTTCCGCTCTTCTTCTCCAAGCTCGCGGTACCTGCTCTTTTCAAGGATCATGCGGTCTTTTTCCGGGATCTCTCCATCGGAGACACTCTTGACTCGTAGCGAGATGTCCTCTAGAGTTTCAGCCTTTCTAAGTTTCGTCAGATATATCTCGGCGTTCTTGTCCCTGACGAGCTCCATCTCGAAACCGTACGGTGATAGTGCAAGCGCTCCAAGAAGGGCGTAAAAGGTCATCAGGTCCTTCCACTCCTCGGCGTTCAGAACGTTCTCGGGGGGTTTATTCTCCCACGTAACCCTCTCCAGAACCTCCTCCACGTCCACATACCCTGGAATCCTCTCAAGGAAGGCCTCGATTCCACCGAAGTCCTCAATGATTTTACGGGCCCTCCTCCCGAAGGGGTCGAGCATTGATGGCACCAGGTAAATGTCGGGGCACTGTGATAAAACCCTTTCGGGGAAAAGCTTAAATATCCATTTCTACCCACCTTTGAGTAAGAGGTGAACAAAAATGATGCTGATACTCGAGGAGTACTTCAAAAACTACCCTGCGAGGAGGAAGGTTGTGGAGTTCCTTTTCGAGAACGGTCTCTCCGTGAAGAACGGCAGGATATACCTCAGGAACGTGGAGATCCCGATAAGTGAGCTCGCAAGGGTCATCGGTGTGAACAGGAAGATAATATACCACACGGTTGAATACATCGAGAAAACACCCGCTCTAAGGCTCATATTTGAGAAACTAAACCCACTTCCAAGCCTTATCGACGTGGCACCTCTCATGGGATGGGAGGTGCTTGAGATCGAACTCGACAAGGAGAGGTACATGGAAGGGTTCTACAGAGTCCTCAAACTCCTGCACGATCACAACGTCCCGGTGATGGAAGTCTTCAGCAGGAACCTCCGCGAGGAGCCGAGCAAGCTGTACATAGTCATAGATGGAACCCTGCCGGTGGATGCCTTCGTTAAAATCAAAGAAACAGAAGGCTTTAGAAGGCTGATCATAAGAACGCCTGAAAAGGACAAGACGAAATTCGTGTGTGAGTACTGCGAGGTGGAGTACTGCCCCAAGAGGGCATTGCTTGAGCGTCTCTCTACCCGATGACCTTGAAACCCTCGAGCCCTTCCGGTTCTTCCCACTTTACCTCAACGCGGGTCACCCTTGCCAGTGGCGGTCCTTGATGGGCCCATCCTATTAATGCCTCGACCCTTTCCTCGTCCCCTTCAACGACTGCCTCAACGCTTCCGTCGGGCAGGTTCCTCACCCATCCTGCTAAGCCGAGCTTTCTGGCCTCCCTCTGCATACTCCAGCGGAAGCCCACACCCTGAACGCGTCCGTATATTCTTAGGTGCGCCCTAACCTTCCTCATGCACCATCCCGGGGGGATTTCTCCACAAGGGATTTAAGCTTTACCCGCTTACATACTTCCGGGGGTGTCTCATGGAGGCGATATTCGTCTACACGACGTTTCCTGACTGGGAGAGTGCCAAAAGAATCACCAGGGAGCTGCTTGAGAGAAAGTTGATCGTCTGCGCAAACCTCAGGGAACACCACTCCATGTACTTTTGGGAGGGGAAGATCGAGGAAGGCACTGAGATCGGGGCGATCCTTAAAACTGATGTGAGCAAGTGGAAGGAACTCAAAAACACGCTCAGGGAGCTCCACCCCTACGAGATCCCTATGATAGCGAGGATCGATCTCGATAAGCTCAACAGAGAGTACTCAGAATGGATGGAGAAGGTGCTCTTTGGATGATCCGGAAAGTCAAACCCGAGATACGCGTCGTTGGCTTCGATGACGGGACTTTCTCCTTTTCTTCAAAGGTTGCCCACGGGAGGACGATCCTCGTAGGAGTCGTGATGAAGGGGGCTAGGGAAGTCGTCGGGGTTCTGAGCAGGTGGATAACGGTCGATGGAACAGACGCCACCGAGAAGCTGATCGACGCCGTTGTGAACTCCCGCTTCAAGGATCTGAGGGTGATTATGCTCAAGGGGGTCACCTACGGGGGTTTCAACATCGTTGACCTCGATAAACTCTACCTCGAGACGGGCCTTCCCGTACTCGTCGTCATCAGGAAGAAACCCGATCTGAGGGCCATGGAGGCAGCTCTCAGAAAGCATTTCCCGGACTGGAGGGAGAGATTTGAAGTCCTCAGGAGGGCACCCCCGCTCTTCGAGCTCATCCCCGGAAAGCTCTACCTTCAGACCGTTGGGCTCTCCCCCGAAACTGCGGCCGAGATCGTGAGAACGACGACGAAGACCGGTTTGATACCGGAACCTCTGAGGCTGGCCCATATGATAGCCTCGGCCGTTATGACGGGTGAAAGCACGAAGGAGTAGGTTTATAAGGCAGGAAAAAGAGGAAGCAACGACCGATGATGGCAACAGGGTAGCTACCGAGCGATGAGGAAGCCGTTCCAGTCTGAGGTCAATCACATGGAACGAGAAGGACAGGGATCTTTGAGTCCCGCATGACCCTCTCCGCTGTGCTACCGAGGATCAAATCCTTGAGGAAGCTCCTGCCCTTCTTGCCTATTACGATAATGGTTGCTTTCTTGGCCAGGGCGGTTCCTATTATGGCCTGACTCGCGGTCCCCACCATCACTTCAAGCTCGAATTCGGCTTTAATTCCCTTTGCAGTCTTCTCAAGGTTCTTTCTGGCTATCTCGATGTTGTGCTCGAGTTCGTCTATGCCCCCGTAGTCCACAGAGTGGAGAAGTATTCCCGACTCTATCAGCTCTTCGAACTTCTTCACCGTCTTCACGATCCTGATTGAACATTTTGAGAAATCCAGGGCAACGAGGGGCCTGCTGAAGATCCCCGAGCACGATGGAAAAGTTGGCAGAATCTCTTCCTCTTTTTTCTCATATTTCAGGAGTAGAACCGGCTTCTTCGTGGCTCTGGCGAGGTTTGAGGCAGTGCTTCCCAGGAACATTCTCCTCCAGATGTTCTCCCCGGTGGTGGGAGTCACTATGAGATCTATTCCCTTGCCGCTGGCGTACTCTGCTATCTCAAGTGACGGGATTCCGATCGAGACGTACGTCACTATCTCCGTTTCCGGAAACATGCCCTTGATATCCCCCTTCAGCTTCTCAAGCTTTTCTTCGTAAACCTCCTGCAATGAGAATGCCTCGACGTCAAGGGTGGTGATATCGAGAACATGGAGCAGATGAAGCTCTTTAACCCCGGGTCTCACTATCTCAGGCAGGCACTCTCTGAGGGCCTTGAGAGAAACCTCCGAAAAGTCCGTTGGGTAGAGAATTCTCTCGAACATAACCTCACCCCGGTATTATGTTGTACCTTGATGCTTATTAGTGTTGCCCGATGACAGGAAAGCGTTATAACGTTCAGGTTCAAGTTTAAGCGGTGGTCGCTATGGTTAAGAGGGTTCACATTTTCGACTGGCATAAGGAGCACGCCAAGAAAGTTGAAGAATTTGCGGGCTGGGAGATGCCCATCTGGTATTCAAGCATAAAGGAGGAGCATCTGGCGGTTAGAAACGGCGTTGGCATCTTCGACGTCTCTCACATGGGGGAGTTCATCTTTCGCGGTAAAGATGCTCTGGAGTTTCTCCAGTACGTCACTACCAATGACATAAGCAAACCCCCCGCGATAAGCGGAACCTACACGCTCGTTCTCAACGAAAGGGGAGCGGTTAAGGACGAAACCCTTGTCTTCAACCTCGGGAACGATACCTACATGATGGTCTGCGATAGCGATGCCTTCGAGAAACTCGAGGCCTGGTTCAACGCCATAAAGCGCGGAATCGAAAAGTTCGGAAGCATAGACCTTGAGATTGAGAATAAGACCTACGACATGGCTATGTTCTCAGTCCAGGGCCCGAAGGCAAGGGATCTCGCGAAGGATCTCTTCGGAATCGATATCAACGACCTCTGGTGGTTCCAGGCCAAAGAAGTCGAGCTCGACGGGATCAAGATGCTCCTTTCGAGGAGCGGCTACACCGGCGAGAACGGTTGGGAGGTCTACTTCGAAGATAAGAACCCCTACCACCCCAATCCTGAGAAGAGGGGTAGACCAGAGAAAGCCCTGCACGTCTGGGAGAGAATCCTTGAAGAGGGTGAGAAGTACGGCATAAAGCCTGCCGGACTAGGTGCTCGCGATACTCTCAGGCTTGAGGCTGGCTACACCCTCTACGGCAACGAGACGAAAGAGTTACAGCTCCTCAGCACCGACATCGACGAGGTTACCCCGCTCCAGGCCAACCTCGACTTCGCCATCTTCTGGGACAAGGAGTTCATCGGTAAGGAGGCACTCCTCAAGCAGAAGGAAAGGGGCTTGGGCAGGAAGATGGTACACTTCAAGATGGTTGATAGGGGAATCCCAAGGGAGGGCTACAAGGTTCTTGCCAACGGAGAGGTGATCGGTGAGGTCACGAGCGGAACACTCTCGCCTCTCCTCGGAATCGGTATCGGAATAGCTTTCGTCAAGGAGGAATACGCCAAGCCAGGCCTCGAAATCGAGGTGGAAATCAGGGGCAAGCCCAAGAGGGCCGTAACAGTTTCCCCGCCGTTCTACGACCCCAAGAAGTATGGTGCCTTCAGGGAGGAGTGAAGTTTTTATTCCATCTCTCCCTATTCTTTCCTATGTCCAGGAAACACGAGATTGGAGCCGTTCTCCTCTGGTCAACCGTTGCTTCGGCCTTCAAGCTTTCACTACGGTACATGAGTCCCATACAGCTTCTCTTCTGGGCTTTCCTGACGTCGTTCCTCCTCTATGGAGTCCTCCATCTCCGGAGCTTTAGGTTCTCCAGAGAAAACCTCCGCTCGGCTTACCTCGGTTTTGCTCTTCTCCTCTACTACACCGTTCTCTTCTCGGCTTACGACCTTCTGCCGGCTCAGGAGGCGCAGGCGCTCAACTACACGTGGCCTCTGGCACTCGTTCTTTTGTCTGTGCCCCTGTTGGAAAGAAAACTTGCCCCGGACACCTTATTGGGCCTTTTCCTTGGATTTCTAGGCGCCCTTATCGTCGCTACCAGGGGCAGACCTCTTTCCCTCGGCTTCTCAAATCCAGTTGGAGACATCCTCGGTCTTGGAAGCGCTTTAATCTGGGCCATATACTGGCTTCTGAACGTCAGGGACGAGAGGAAGCTTGAGGAGAAGATGTTCTGGAACTTCACCTTTGCCCTCCTTTACTCTGTCCCGCTGATGCTCTTTGCGGGCTTTTCTCTGCCTTCCCCGAAGGGTCTCGCCGGTGCGGTTTACGTTGGCCTCTTTGAAATGGGCGTTACTTACCTCCTCTGGTACAGGGCTGTTGAGAGCGACGTTGCCTTTGCCTCGAACCTTGTATACTTGGTTCCGTTCCTGAGTCTGCTTTTTATTTCCATAGTCTTGGGTGAGATGATAGAAACTACAACGGTTCTCGGTTTGGTTTTGATAGTGGTGGGAATCCTTCTCGGGCAGAGATGAGCGTTGACCTCTCAACAAAGCTATTTGAAACGCTCTCTCAATGGGGCAGCTAATTGAGAGTTCATGCCAAAATTTGCAATTTTTAGAGGGACATTTTATTCTTCCGCCGGAGCTTCCATCAGAAAGGGCTGTGATGGTGCGGTGGCCGGGATTTGAACCCGGGTCACCGGCTTGGAAGGCCGGTGTCCTAGACCAGGCTAGACTACCACCGCGCAGAAAGTGGTGGGGCGAGGGGGATTTGAACCCCCGACACCCGGATCTTCAGTCCGGCGCTCTCCCAGGCTGAGCTACCGCCCCACGCCCAAAGATAAGAGCTTGGAGGGGATTTATAAATCTTGCGGTGGTGAGGTGATGCTACCCTTCGTTAGAGGACTTAGAGTTTGGGGCCTATTTTTTGAAAAGAACTTTCAGCTCCCTTTTATACATGCCCCAGTTCAGCCCGAAGTGGACTATTATCAGCGCGTTCATCAGCGGCCCTAGGACGTTTCTGATCCTGAAGAGCTGATTCTTGTTCATACCAAGGAACGAATGACCAGTTTTGCTGGTGTAGAGCACCCCCATCATGATGAATAGAACGCCAAGGAACACCACAAGCAGAAGCGTTGAAAGAATGGCCCGTGCCTTCACAATGTTCATTTTTTTCACCTCCTGAGAATACACTTCACTCCATAAAAACGTTTGGAAAGAACAAATGCTGTTCAAATCCTCGGCTCGACGGCGTAAACGGTTCTGTCCTCTCCTATGCCCTCAATGAGACCGCGGTGCCTCCTGACACAGCTCTCGCACTGGCCGCAGTGTATCGGTTTCCCGTCCTCCGTGAAGCCCTTCGGCATGTAGCAGGAGTTTGAGTACTCGTACTTAGCGTTCAGCTCCTTCAAAAGCCGCGCTATGCCCCTCTTGTCGAGGTCTATGAGTGGGGCAACAACCTTCACCTCGGCCATAGTCCCGTATTTTAGAGCCTCGTTCATCTTCTCGACGAACTCGGGGGTGTTATCCGGGAAGGTGACTC
Encoded proteins:
- a CDS encoding DMT family transporter, which translates into the protein MNRGKAQIALAMLIWGSVGIFGRLSGLSGLGVAFSRVSLGAVVLLPILGLRGKLGNALGELRKRPYHMLALGTALALNWVFLFTAFNHTTIANAVLVYYTAPVLATLISWRFLHERLDARKVLSLAIAFTGLLLIASSQRISLSDRDFIGIVFAFLGALFYALIPNLGRFLRGVDGESLTFLQLAIASAVLIPFVVLENVGSPVWWTIAVLVLVHTVLALYLYMDGLKKVEVKDAALLSYLDPLSAIVYAFLVFGEVPGVRTVIGGALILLASALDLARGS
- the priS gene encoding DNA primase catalytic subunit PriS, with protein sequence MSLFREVTPEERKAYYQREWSAEMLPDFIVETLENREFGFDHTGEGPSDRKNEFSDVRDLEDYVKATAPYAMFSSVALYEKPSEMEGWLGAELVFDIDAKDLPLRRCMDLHPSGQVCPLCLEDAKELVLDTLTILKEDFGFEEIHVVYSGRGYHIRVLDDWVLDLDSKAREKILAYVSAAEEITFEDVQSRRIMLSAGYFRVFRLRFGYFLRRINLNHLLNVGIKRRQAEAILEERDEIYEGFVRKAMLTAFPQGIGYKTLMRLFSLSTTFSRAYFDGKVTIDLKRILRVPSSLHSKVGMVTTYIGDDERKLEKFNPFRDAVPEFRKEEVKEAYEEWESSL
- the priL gene encoding DNA primase large subunit PriL; this encodes MLDPFGRRARKIIEDFGGIEAFLERIPGYVDVEEVLERVTWENKPPENVLNAEEWKDLMTFYALLGALALSPYGFEMELVRDKNAEIYLTKLRKAETLEDISLRVKSVSDGEIPEKDRMILEKSRYRELGEEERKRLRIEYKMWLRHFIPLWEGSLKDVYIRNSWAYLRREEVLSLWTKAFEKNLERAVNVLYDVRDDLPEFYSILRERLAEIAREKFKERIEAIGSTGSQPLRPDLFPPCIKKALSGVSSGMRNYAITVLLTSFLSYARICPNPPRRNVRIKDCIGDLSIIEREILPLIIEAGNRCKPPLFEDQPNEIKNIWYHLGFGFTERPSLEDSGNSTWYFPPNCDKIRANAPALCKPDKYCRGIKNPLTYYLRRLYLERKEGGE
- a CDS encoding acylphosphatase, yielding MRKVRAHLRIYGRVQGVGFRWSMQREARKLGLAGWVRNLPDGSVEAVVEGDEERVEALIGWAHQGPPLARVTRVEVKWEEPEGLEGFKVIG
- the cutA gene encoding divalent-cation tolerance protein CutA; translation: MEAIFVYTTFPDWESAKRITRELLERKLIVCANLREHHSMYFWEGKIEEGTEIGAILKTDVSKWKELKNTLRELHPYEIPMIARIDLDKLNREYSEWMEKVLFG
- a CDS encoding endonuclease dU → MIRKVKPEIRVVGFDDGTFSFSSKVAHGRTILVGVVMKGAREVVGVLSRWITVDGTDATEKLIDAVVNSRFKDLRVIMLKGVTYGGFNIVDLDKLYLETGLPVLVVIRKKPDLRAMEAALRKHFPDWRERFEVLRRAPPLFELIPGKLYLQTVGLSPETAAEIVRTTTKTGLIPEPLRLAHMIASAVMTGESTKE
- a CDS encoding universal stress protein: MFERILYPTDFSEVSLKALRECLPEIVRPGVKELHLLHVLDITTLDVEAFSLQEVYEEKLEKLKGDIKGMFPETEIVTYVSIGIPSLEIAEYASGKGIDLIVTPTTGENIWRRMFLGSTASNLARATKKPVLLLKYEKKEEEILPTFPSCSGIFSRPLVALDFSKCSIRIVKTVKKFEELIESGILLHSVDYGGIDELEHNIEIARKNLEKTAKGIKAEFELEVMVGTASQAIIGTALAKKATIIVIGKKGRSFLKDLILGSTAERVMRDSKIPVLLVPCD
- the gcvT gene encoding glycine cleavage system aminomethyltransferase GcvT, translating into MVKRVHIFDWHKEHAKKVEEFAGWEMPIWYSSIKEEHLAVRNGVGIFDVSHMGEFIFRGKDALEFLQYVTTNDISKPPAISGTYTLVLNERGAVKDETLVFNLGNDTYMMVCDSDAFEKLEAWFNAIKRGIEKFGSIDLEIENKTYDMAMFSVQGPKARDLAKDLFGIDINDLWWFQAKEVELDGIKMLLSRSGYTGENGWEVYFEDKNPYHPNPEKRGRPEKALHVWERILEEGEKYGIKPAGLGARDTLRLEAGYTLYGNETKELQLLSTDIDEVTPLQANLDFAIFWDKEFIGKEALLKQKERGLGRKMVHFKMVDRGIPREGYKVLANGEVIGEVTSGTLSPLLGIGIGIAFVKEEYAKPGLEIEVEIRGKPKRAVTVSPPFYDPKKYGAFREE
- a CDS encoding DMT family transporter encodes the protein MSRKHEIGAVLLWSTVASAFKLSLRYMSPIQLLFWAFLTSFLLYGVLHLRSFRFSRENLRSAYLGFALLLYYTVLFSAYDLLPAQEAQALNYTWPLALVLLSVPLLERKLAPDTLLGLFLGFLGALIVATRGRPLSLGFSNPVGDILGLGSALIWAIYWLLNVRDERKLEEKMFWNFTFALLYSVPLMLFAGFSLPSPKGLAGAVYVGLFEMGVTYLLWYRAVESDVAFASNLVYLVPFLSLLFISIVLGEMIETTTVLGLVLIVVGILLGQR